The following are from one region of the Veillonella nakazawae genome:
- a CDS encoding SMI1/KNR4 family protein → MKIKSLVEKMGGVQRFTFEPLIPTSRKSMSKFLDITKEEFSDYLDYLELFGGETGFIKEFKLTPYSNLPEYCYPDDDIPVGGNIEWNGGDLGFFYGENINYQKNSQISERLEKYKNRIPDNFLPISSNEFGDLICLCTQGERIGQIFYWDHENEWDEEDYFDEFGVQMPEEVKFQNIYLIGKNLYDCFSRMIPV, encoded by the coding sequence ATGAAAATTAAGAGTTTAGTTGAGAAAATGGGTGGAGTTCAAAGGTTTACATTTGAACCACTGATTCCTACATCTAGAAAATCAATGTCTAAATTTTTAGATATTACTAAAGAAGAATTTTCAGATTATTTGGATTATCTTGAATTATTTGGTGGAGAGACAGGATTTATAAAAGAATTTAAGTTAACACCATATAGTAATTTGCCTGAATATTGTTATCCTGATGACGATATTCCTGTGGGTGGTAATATCGAATGGAATGGTGGTGATTTAGGCTTTTTTTATGGTGAAAATATAAACTACCAAAAAAACTCCCAAATTAGTGAAAGGCTTGAAAAATACAAAAATAGAATACCAGATAATTTTCTACCAATATCAAGTAATGAATTTGGTGATTTAATTTGTCTATGTACTCAAGGAGAAAGAATTGGACAAATTTTCTATTGGGATCATGAAAATGAATGGGATGAAGAAGATTATTTTGATGAATTTGGTGTACAAATGCCTGAAGAAGTAAAATTCCAAAATATCTATTTAATTGGTAAAAATCTATATGATTGCTTTAGTAGAATGATTCCAGTTTAA
- a CDS encoding RHS repeat-associated core domain-containing protein produces MAAQNHYRHLQYDSYEPLAQVRNWTNEDGESRQQTYYFHCNQIGIPREMTNKDGNLLWFGNYTGWGRLKEETKVKDSAYQPFRLQNQYADRETGLHYNFFRYYEPDAGRFVNQDPIGLWGRSNFYNYSQNV; encoded by the coding sequence ATGGCTGCCCAAAACCATTACCGACACTTACAATACGACAGCTACGAACCCTTGGCGCAGGTACGCAATTGGACCAACGAAGACGGCGAAAGCCGCCAACAAACCTACTACTTCCACTGCAATCAAATCGGTATTCCACGCGAGATGACCAATAAAGACGGCAACCTCTTATGGTTCGGCAACTATACCGGCTGGGGTCGTCTGAAAGAGGAAACCAAGGTAAAGGATAGCGCATACCAGCCGTTCCGGCTTCAAAACCAGTACGCCGACCGTGAAACGGGTCTGCATTACAATTTTTTCAGGTATTATGAGCCTGATGCGGGTCGGTTTGTGAATCAGGATCCGATTGGTTTGTGGGGAAGAAGCAATTTTTATAACTATTCTCAAAA
- a CDS encoding SMI1/KNR4 family protein — MNRHELEALYTLNNPATSQAIKMLPPEWHILYPSYLQFLELSNGLFGDEITLLEAEDIQQRNIDYEVKEYLPNFLMIGDNGGGVAILMDNKNQNIFAVGMGVMSEDSLEKISSSLEDFLLVKKGMFNY; from the coding sequence ATGAATAGACATGAATTAGAAGCCTTATATACTTTAAATAATCCTGCTACTAGCCAAGCTATAAAAATGTTACCTCCAGAGTGGCATATTTTATATCCTTCATATCTTCAATTTTTAGAACTAAGCAATGGATTATTTGGAGATGAGATAACCCTTTTGGAAGCCGAGGATATCCAACAAAGGAATATTGACTATGAAGTAAAAGAATATTTGCCGAATTTTCTTATGATTGGAGATAATGGTGGAGGGGTTGCCATTCTGATGGATAATAAAAATCAAAATATTTTTGCTGTCGGCATGGGAGTAATGAGTGAAGACTCCTTAGAAAAAATATCATCTTCTTTAGAAGACTTTCTATTAGTAAAAAAAGGAATGTTTAATTATTAG
- a CDS encoding SMI1/KNR4 family protein, producing the protein MENRIPTNFLPIAENNCGDRICLCIKGEKIGQIFYWYHENEWDEEDYFDDFGKTMPEEEKMQNMYLVGENLYDCFNRMVLEEE; encoded by the coding sequence ATGGAAAATAGGATTCCTACGAATTTTTTACCTATTGCTGAGAATAACTGCGGAGATAGGATATGTCTTTGTATAAAAGGGGAAAAAATAGGACAAATTTTTTATTGGTACCATGAAAACGAATGGGATGAAGAAGATTATTTTGATGATTTTGGAAAAACTATGCCTGAAGAAGAAAAGATGCAAAATATGTATTTAGTCGGAGAAAATTTGTATGACTGTTTTAATCGTATGGTCTTAGAAGAAGAATAA
- a CDS encoding SMI1/KNR4 family protein, with the protein MDNFKKILVDIQDLIKSSNGNLITYGKSNFIFKKRYDVSINEINDFEKKYKVKFPNIYREFLLTVGSCTLFQDELLPGFDFLAPNELYDWSQQVFEGTDCNLFPNILITISIPRTGEQAGFLLTKENENFGVFFPDIPPEEWEEDTEFEKFEDWLENLMKEKLEEI; encoded by the coding sequence ATGGATAATTTCAAAAAAATTCTTGTGGATATACAAGATTTAATCAAATCTAGTAATGGAAACTTAATTACTTATGGAAAATCAAATTTTATTTTTAAAAAAAGATATGATGTTTCTATAAATGAGATAAATGATTTTGAGAAAAAATATAAAGTCAAATTCCCTAATATATATAGAGAATTTCTTCTAACAGTAGGATCTTGTACTTTGTTTCAAGATGAGTTACTACCTGGATTCGATTTTTTAGCTCCTAACGAACTTTATGATTGGTCACAACAAGTTTTTGAAGGAACTGATTGTAATTTATTCCCTAATATCTTAATTACAATTTCCATTCCAAGAACTGGCGAGCAAGCTGGTTTCCTTCTTACAAAAGAAAATGAAAATTTTGGTGTTTTTTTTCCCGATATTCCTCCTGAAGAGTGGGAAGAGGATACGGAATTTGAAAAATTTGAAGACTGGCTAGAAAACTTGATGAAAGAAAAACTAGAGGAAATTTAA
- a CDS encoding RHS repeat-associated core domain-containing protein — MSSTHIRGFACLNHINENGESGQQTHYFHFDQIGISREMTDGEDNLVWFGNYTGRDRLKVETKVTDAAYQSFRLQNQYADRETGLHYNFFRYYEPEVGRFVNQNPIGLAGGENFYQFSTNTKSWIDPLGWIYWKKSTPKPPGWR; from the coding sequence ATGAGCAGTACGCACATACGCGGTTTCGCCTGTCTAAACCACATCAACGAAAACGGAGAAAGTGGCCAACAAACCCACTACTTCCACTTCGATCAAATCGGCATCTCGCGTGAGATGACCGATGGCGAAGACAACCTGGTTTGGTTCGGTAACTACACCGGCCGGGATCGTCTGAAAGTAGAAACCAAGGTAACGGATGCCGCATACCAGTCCTTCCGGCTTCAAAACCAGTACGCCGACCGTGAGACGGGACTGCATTACAACTTCTTCAGGTATTACGAGCCTGAAGTGGGGCGGTTTGTGAATCAGAATCCGATTGGGTTAGCAGGAGGAGAAAATTTCTATCAATTTTCTACCAATACAAAAAGTTGGATAGATCCATTAGGATGGATTTATTGGAAGAAAAGTACTCCTAAACCTCCTGGCTGGCGTTAG
- a CDS encoding HNH endonuclease, translated as MSSSPDWRKGKNKQGLTWHHHEDTKRLVLVNYNDHRRNHGLYHPQRKGGRSIWGGGRPGQRGKLNDRTGKPLAKC; from the coding sequence ATGAGTTCAAGTCCCGATTGGAGAAAAGGTAAAAATAAACAGGGACTAACGTGGCATCATCATGAGGATACAAAAAGGTTGGTACTGGTTAATTATAATGACCATAGAAGAAATCATGGTCTATATCACCCACAAAGAAAAGGTGGAAGAAGTATATGGGGAGGTGGTAGACCAGGTCAACGAGGAAAATTAAACGATCGCACTGGTAAACCATTAGCTAAATGTTAA
- a CDS encoding SMI1/KNR4 family protein, translating into MFKSKLFPEDFFNICIKRKVEIKKLDKLPKLDNNYLLFIAKYQEVEIIPDISLFNYEEALNENRYLECNYPEISRCFWSIGQAGQGDGWFLNKIDNTIFHYNHDAGEYTRSGFTNLGIDFSQFIQVALLYRDLEHLLDEGETLTDNIKSEFIYSVNSISNNLFDVYPYKYF; encoded by the coding sequence ATGTTCAAATCAAAATTATTTCCCGAGGATTTTTTTAATATATGTATTAAGCGTAAAGTAGAAATTAAAAAGTTAGATAAACTTCCTAAGCTGGATAATAACTATTTGTTATTTATTGCTAAGTATCAGGAAGTAGAAATAATACCTGATATTTCTCTTTTTAATTATGAAGAGGCTTTAAATGAAAATAGATACCTAGAGTGTAATTATCCCGAAATATCAAGGTGTTTTTGGAGTATTGGACAAGCAGGACAGGGAGATGGATGGTTTTTAAATAAAATAGATAATACCATTTTCCATTATAATCATGATGCTGGAGAGTATACCAGATCTGGCTTTACAAATTTAGGGATAGATTTCTCACAATTTATCCAGGTGGCTTTGTTATACAGAGATTTAGAGCACCTATTAGATGAAGGAGAGACACTTACGGATAATATAAAAAGTGAGTTTATATATTCAGTAAATAGTATAAGTAATAATTTGTTTGATGTTTATCCATATAAGTATTTTTAA
- a CDS encoding immunity 22 family protein, translating into MIDSTTKDMISVWMGTSFKTPDEFNEYTDGMEDSDSHCPAFADFGVSFIDSDYFVAFQTDNGEIVPVEVLAEEVGAHSNKVIKDIVKVAKEKGINEGNSLYYYSNATFYEENPDKLYNDLKFIGTFKDPRKKYR; encoded by the coding sequence ATGATTGATTCAACAACTAAAGATATGATTTCTGTGTGGATGGGGACATCTTTTAAAACACCTGATGAGTTTAATGAATATACAGATGGAATGGAGGACTCAGATTCTCATTGTCCAGCTTTTGCAGATTTTGGAGTTTCATTTATTGATTCCGATTATTTTGTGGCATTCCAGACAGATAATGGGGAAATTGTGCCAGTTGAAGTGTTAGCAGAAGAAGTTGGGGCACACTCCAATAAAGTTATAAAAGATATTGTGAAAGTAGCAAAAGAGAAAGGAATAAATGAAGGTAATTCTTTATATTACTATTCTAATGCAACATTTTATGAGGAAAATCCAGATAAACTTTACAATGATTTGAAGTTTATAGGAACTTTTAAAGACCCAAGAAAAAAATATCGCTAG